The DNA region GCGTTCACGCTCCACTGGGAATATGCCGGCGCCACGGTCGAGACCTTCCCGGAGGCGCGCCTGAGCCGGGCGCGCTACGTCGCCGACGGCGATCGCCTGACCTGCGGCGGCGGCGTCGCCCCCCTGGAGATGGCCCACGCGCTGATCGCCGAGCGCATGGGCGAGGCCTTCGCCCGCCGCGTCTCCGACTGGTTCCTCCACACCGCCATCGGCGCCGCCGACGACCCGCAGCGGGCCTCCGCGGTCGAGCGCTACGGGATCCACCATCCGGCCCTGCTGGCGGTGCTGGAGACGATGGAGAAGACCGTGGAGGCGCCGCTCGGCCGCCTCGCCATGGCGCGCCTCGCGGCGATCAGCCCGCGCCACCTCGATCGGCTGTTCCTCGAGAAGCTCGGCCTGAGCTTCTCGGCCCAGTACAGGGCCATCCGCCTCGCCCACGGACGGCGCCTGCTGCGCCAGAGCCCGCTCAGGATCGGGGAGATCGCGACGGCCTGCGGCTTCTCGAGCGCGGCCCATTTCGCCCGCTGCTACCGGTCCCAGTTCGGCTGCAGCCCGTCCGCGGAGCGAGCGTGACGTCCGCGCGGGCAGTCCGAGCCGTCAGTCCCGCGCGTCCGGGAGAGGCGGCGGATCGACGGGATCCTCCCGGCGCAGCGCGACGCCGCTGGTGCCCTGGGCCAGCATCGCCCGCAGCAGCGCCTCCATCTGGCCGACGGCCGCCTCGACCGCCAGGCCGTCCTGCCGGATGTTCGAGATGCAGTTGCGCCGCGAGTCGGGCAGCCCCGGCGCCGGGCCGAACGTGACGTAGCAGCCCAGGCTGTCGGAGGCCGACAGGCCCGGCCGCTCCCCGATCAGCACCACGACGCAGCGCGCCCCGAGCCGGGCCCCGATCGGATCGCCGATCGCCACCCGCCCCTGGCTCGCCACGACCACGGGCGCCAGGCTCCAGCCGGCCCGCCGCGCCCGCGCCGCGAGCGCCGCGGCGGCCGGGACCGCGTTCAGCGCGACCGCCGTCGCCGAGAGCCCGTCGGCGATCACGATGGCGACGTCGAAGCCTTGTCCGAGCCCGTCGAGCAGCGCCGCGGATTCCGGATCGAGGGCCCGGCCCCAGTCCGGCCGGCGCAGGTACTCCGCCCGGTCGGTCACGGCCGAGCGGACCTCCACCGCCTCCAGGCCCTGGACCGTCAGCGCCTCGCGAATCGCGGCCGCGTCGAGGGGCGTCCACACCGCCTCGCGGGCGCGGGCGTGGTCGAGGCCGAAGGCGAGCGCCGCGCCGGTCGGGAGGCCGGCGCCGTGCGCGCCCAGCGCGACGCGCGCCTGGGTCAGCCCGCGCAGGTCGTGCAGCGTCGGGGGGCCCGGGCGGGTCGGCTCGGTCGGCTCGTCGCTCACGCGGCCCTCCCCGGCAGCAGCCGGGACGCCTCGGCGAGGGCCGGGGGCAGCGCGCCCGTCGCGCTGGCCAGCCGGCCCTGCGCGTCCGTGATCCGCACGTCCCGCAGCCACGCCTCGAATTCCGGGGCCGGACGGCGCCCCAACGTCTCGCGGGCGAAGACCGCGTCGTGGTGCGACAGCGACTGGTAGTTCAGCATCACGTCGTCCGCCCCCGGCACGGTGATGACGAAGTTGACGCCGGCCGCGCACAGCAGGGTCAGGAGCGCGTCCATGTCCTCGCCGTCGGCGTCGGCATGGTTGGTGTAGCAGACGTCCACGCCCATCGGCAGGCCGAGCAGCTTGCCGCAGAAGTGGTCCTCCAATCCGGCGCGGATGATCTGCTTGCCGTTGTAGAGATATTCGGGACCGATGAAGCCCACGACCGTGTTGACGAGGAGGGGATCGAACTCTCGCGCCACCGCGTAGGCGCGCGCCTCCATCGTCTGCTGGTCGACGCCCCAGTGCGCCTCCGCCGAGAGGGCCGAGCCCTGGCCGGTCTCGAAGTACATGTATTGGCCGCCCTCCAGGCAGCGGCCGAGCGACCGCGCCGCGTCCGAGGCCTCGCGCAGGACGGCGAGGTCGACGCCGAAGCCGGCATTGGCTTTCTGCGAGCCGGCCACCGACTGGAACACGAGGTCGACGGGCGCTCCACGGGCCATGGCCTCGATCGCCACCGTGACGTGGCCGAGGCAGCAGTGCTGGGTCGGCACGTCGAGGCGCAGCCGCAGGGTCTCCAGCAGCTCGACGATGCGGATGTAGTCCGGCAGGGAATCGGTGGCCGGGTTCACGCCGATCACCGCGTCGCCCGAGCCCATCAGCAGGCCGTCGAGGGCCGAGATCAGGATGCCCTCGGACGAGTCGGTCGGGTGGTTGGGCTGGTTGCGGGTGGCGAGCCGACCGGGCAGGCCGATGGTCGAGCGGAAGCGCGTCACCACCGGCCGCTTGGCGGCGACGGCGACGAGGTCCTGCAGCCGGCAGATCTTGGAGACCGCCGCGACCATCTCGGGCGTGAGGCCGGGCGCGAGCGCGGCGAGGGCGTCCGCGTCGGCGGCGGGCGCGAGCAGCCACTCGCGGAAGGCGCCGACCGTCAGCGACGAGACCGGCGCGAAGGCCGCCGCGTCGTGCCGGCGGGCGATGAGGTCCGAGACCTCGTCCTCGTCCGAGGGGATCAGCTCCTCGGCCAGGAAGGTCTTGAGCGGCAGGTCGGCGAGGGCGATCTGCGCGGCCAGGCGCTCTACCGGCCCGTCGGCGCAGAGCCCGGCGAGCTGGTCGCCCGAGCGCTCCGGCGTGGCCTTGGCGAGCAGGCTGCGCAGGTCCGGGAAGGTGAAGCGCGTACCTTCGATCGTCGTCGCGTAGGCCATGCGGGCGCTCCCGGCGCGCTGTCGGACGTCAGGGAATCCGATCCTGCCGGATGTCGGGGCCGCCGGGAAGCGGGGACGGCGCGGGCGCTGCCCGTCCTCAGGCCGGCAGCACGACCACCTTCGTCTTCACCGGCGTGCGCGCGTAGAGGTGGATCATGTCCTGGCTGAGCAGGCCGACGCAGCCGCTGGTGATGCCCGTGCCGATCGATTCGGCGTCGCTGCTCGCGTAGATCGTGTAGAGCGTGTAGGCGCCGTTCTGGTAGAGGTGCAGCGTGCGGGCACCGAGCGGGTTGTCGAGGCCGCCGGGCATGCCGCGGGCGTACTTCGCGGCCTCGGGCTGGCGCCGGATCATCTCCTTGGGCGGGGTCCACGTCGCCCACTCGGACTTGCGGCCGACATAGGCGTCGCCGTTCCACAGGAAGCCCTGGCGGCCGACATTGGCGCCGTAGCGCGTGGCCGTGCCGTCGCCCTCGATGCGGTAGACGTAATAGTTGGCGGGATCGACCACGATCGTGCCGGGCGCCTCCGACGAGGCGTACTGGACGGTCCGCCGATAGTATTTCGGGTTGACCTTGCTGACGTCGACCGCCGGGATCGGGAACTTCTCGTTCGGCATCGGCCCGTAGGTCTTCGCCGCCTCGGCCATGAGCAGGGTGTCGGTCGTTCCGCACCCGCCGAGCGAGAGGGCGCCGATCCCGAGGGCGGAGCCGGCCAGGAACGACCGGCGGCTGAGAAGTGCCGCCTCGCATCCGAGGCGCCCGCGCCCGTCGAGCCCGCCGGCCTTGCGATCGTCCGTCATCATCGCCCTGGACTTCCCTGTCCTGCAGCCCGGCGCCACCGCGCGGCGTGCCCCCGTCGCGCGAACGGCCAAGCTTGAGAGTGCCGCGTGCCAGCGTGCCTGGCAAGCTTGTCTCTACAGAGCCGAGAGCGGCCGAAATGCGTCGCAAGTGTGGTGGATCCCCGTGATCTCCAGACTTCGTCGCCGAACGTTCGTGTCGAATGCGCCGGGTGTGCTTCGGCTGCCGCGGGCGTCCCGGCGCGCGGCGACGCCGGTCGGCGGCGTCAGAACTGCACGCCGCGGGTCAGGCTGCCGTCGACCACGAGGTTGGTGCCGGTGATGAAGCTGGCGGCCGGACTGGCCAGGAAGACGGCCGCGCGCGCCACCTCCTCGGGCCGCGCCATCCGGCCGGTCGGGTTCAGCCGCAGCGCCTCGGCGAACAGCGCCGGGTTGCCGGTCTCGATCTGGTGCCAGACGCCGCCCGCGAAGTAGGTGTTGCCGGGCGAGACCGAGTTGGCGCGGATGTTCCGGGGCGCGAGCTGGAAGGCCAGCCCCTGCGCGTAGTGGATCAGCGCCGCCTTGAAGGCGCCGTAGGGACCGGCCGCGAAGTCGATCTCGCGCCCGGAGACGCTGGAGATGACGACGATCGCGCCGGCCCCGGAGCGCTCGAGGAACGGCATCGCCGCATCGACCGCCGTGACCGTGCCCATCATGTCGACGGCGAAGCCGCTCCGCCACGCCGCCTCGTCGCTGCCGACCGCGAGGGCGCTCACGTTCGGCACCACGACGTCGAGGCCGCCGAGCTCCTCCGCGGCCTCGGCGACCCAGCCGCGCAGGGCGGCGGAGTCGGCCACGTCGACGGCGCGCCCGGTCGCCGCCACGCCCCTGCCGCGCAGGTCCGCCACCTTGGCGGCGACCTCCGCGGCGTTACGGGCGCAGAAGGCGACCGCCGCCCCCTCGTCTGCCAGCAGGTCGACGATCGCCCCGCCGATGCCCTTCGTGCCGCCGGTCACCAGTGCCCGGCGGCCCCTGAGGCCGAGATCCATGCCATCCTCCTCCGTCGCCGATCAGGCGTGGGCGATCGCTTTCGTGATCGAGGCGCCGAGCGTGTATTTCGGATCGACCATGTTGCCGAGCCGCACGCGCCCGCACTGCGTGAGCAGCATGTAGGCGTCGATCTCGTCGAAGCCGAAATCGGCCGCGAGCCAGCGGATCAGCTCCCGGTAGGCGATGCGCGCGGCGTCCTCCATCGGGCGGGACGAGCCGATCGTCATGTAGAAGTCTTCGGTCTCGAGCCGCGGCCAGCGGAAGGTCCAGCCCTTGATCAGGTCGATCTGCACCGTCGTGTGGGTCGGGTGCTCCACCGCGACGCCGCAGAGCTCGCCGTCGCCCTGCGCGGCGTGGCAGTCGCCGAGGTAGAGGAGCGCGCCCTTCGCATTCACCGGCAGGTAGATCACCGCGCCGACGCCCACGTCCGGCAGGTCCATGTTGCCGCCGTAATAGTCCGGCTGCAGCGAGGAGATCGCCTCGATCTCCGG from Methylobacterium sp. NMS14P includes:
- a CDS encoding GlxA family transcriptional regulator, whose amino-acid sequence is MEAETGDRPQEIGFILVPGFALLSFASGCEPFRAANELAGRPLYRLRYFGESEGSVAASSGAEIPTEALPRLRGHLHTLFVCAGGEPTGWDRPEIHAALRRMARLGVRIGGISGGPYLMAAAGLLADRAFTLHWEYAGATVETFPEARLSRARYVADGDRLTCGGGVAPLEMAHALIAERMGEAFARRVSDWFLHTAIGAADDPQRASAVERYGIHHPALLAVLETMEKTVEAPLGRLAMARLAAISPRHLDRLFLEKLGLSFSAQYRAIRLAHGRRLLRQSPLRIGEIATACGFSSAAHFARCYRSQFGCSPSAERA
- the eutC gene encoding ethanolamine ammonia-lyase subunit EutC yields the protein MSDEPTEPTRPGPPTLHDLRGLTQARVALGAHGAGLPTGAALAFGLDHARAREAVWTPLDAAAIREALTVQGLEAVEVRSAVTDRAEYLRRPDWGRALDPESAALLDGLGQGFDVAIVIADGLSATAVALNAVPAAAALAARARRAGWSLAPVVVASQGRVAIGDPIGARLGARCVVVLIGERPGLSASDSLGCYVTFGPAPGLPDSRRNCISNIRQDGLAVEAAVGQMEALLRAMLAQGTSGVALRREDPVDPPPLPDARD
- a CDS encoding SDR family NAD(P)-dependent oxidoreductase, which codes for MDLGLRGRRALVTGGTKGIGGAIVDLLADEGAAVAFCARNAAEVAAKVADLRGRGVAATGRAVDVADSAALRGWVAEAAEELGGLDVVVPNVSALAVGSDEAAWRSGFAVDMMGTVTAVDAAMPFLERSGAGAIVVISSVSGREIDFAAGPYGAFKAALIHYAQGLAFQLAPRNIRANSVSPGNTYFAGGVWHQIETGNPALFAEALRLNPTGRMARPEEVARAAVFLASPAASFITGTNLVVDGSLTRGVQF
- a CDS encoding ethanolamine ammonia-lyase subunit EutB; protein product: MAYATTIEGTRFTFPDLRSLLAKATPERSGDQLAGLCADGPVERLAAQIALADLPLKTFLAEELIPSDEDEVSDLIARRHDAAAFAPVSSLTVGAFREWLLAPAADADALAALAPGLTPEMVAAVSKICRLQDLVAVAAKRPVVTRFRSTIGLPGRLATRNQPNHPTDSSEGILISALDGLLMGSGDAVIGVNPATDSLPDYIRIVELLETLRLRLDVPTQHCCLGHVTVAIEAMARGAPVDLVFQSVAGSQKANAGFGVDLAVLREASDAARSLGRCLEGGQYMYFETGQGSALSAEAHWGVDQQTMEARAYAVAREFDPLLVNTVVGFIGPEYLYNGKQIIRAGLEDHFCGKLLGLPMGVDVCYTNHADADGEDMDALLTLLCAAGVNFVITVPGADDVMLNYQSLSHHDAVFARETLGRRPAPEFEAWLRDVRITDAQGRLASATGALPPALAEASRLLPGRAA
- a CDS encoding L,D-transpeptidase, which codes for MMTDDRKAGGLDGRGRLGCEAALLSRRSFLAGSALGIGALSLGGCGTTDTLLMAEAAKTYGPMPNEKFPIPAVDVSKVNPKYYRRTVQYASSEAPGTIVVDPANYYVYRIEGDGTATRYGANVGRQGFLWNGDAYVGRKSEWATWTPPKEMIRRQPEAAKYARGMPGGLDNPLGARTLHLYQNGAYTLYTIYASSDAESIGTGITSGCVGLLSQDMIHLYARTPVKTKVVVLPA